The sequence GCGGCTGAGCTGCGATACGGCCAGCACCGGCACATTGATATCGCGGGCCAGCTCTTTGACCGATTGCGAGATATAGGTCATTTCCTGAACACGGTTATCCGTACGCCTGCCGGAACGCATCAATTGAATATAGTCGATGATGATCAAATCGATCCCGGCCTCGTTTTTCAGACGGCGGGCTTTGCTTCTCATATCCGAGTCCCTCAGGAAAGCCGAGTCATCAATATAAATTGGAGCCTCAGCGATTGTTTCCAGAGAGCGCATCACCCTATCGCGTTGCAGTTCAGTCAGCTGGTCCGTGCGAAGTAACTGGTTGCTGATTCCAGATTCGGCGGAGATGAAACGATAGGCCAGCTCCAGCTTGGACATCTCCAGGCTGAATATAGCCACTCTGGCTTTCTGATTAATGGCAGCATTTCGGGCGATGTTGATCGCCAGGCTCGTTTTGCCCATACTAGGTCGCGCTGCCAGGATAATCATATCGGAACGATGCAGACCCGTCAGTTTTTTATCCAGCAGGGTAAAGCTAGTATTGATGTGCGGAAGAAAGCCCTCTTCATCGGCATGTGCGGCAAAGCTAGTCTCTTCAAAATAGCTATCCAGTATGGTCCGAATATGGACAAACTCGCGGGACTTTCTCCCGTGCCGAAGCTGGAACAACAGGTTATCGGCTCTTTCGAGGGCGAGATCGATTTCCGGAGGCGCTTCGTAGCCGATATCAGCAATCTGCCCCGCCGCCGCAATCAGACTGCGCATCACAGAAAGGCGCTGTACGATCTTGCCGTAGTGCTCAACGTGAACCGCGGTGGGCACGTTTTGAACCAGGTTGCTCAGATATGCCGGACCGCCAACCGCATCGAGCTTGTCGCGCCGTCCCAATTCGTGGGCCACCGTGATCTGATTGATGGCGTCGTTGCGCTCATAGAGAGCACTGCAGGCGGCATAAACCCACTGGTTCTTGTCACGGTAAAAATTCTCCGGCTTCAACAGATCAGCCACCTTGAGAATCGCCGTATCATCGATGAGCAGCGAACCCAGGACAGCTTCCTCGGCATCTAAATCATGGGGTGGAATTCTATCATCGTTCATGTCCGGTCCATTGAATTGCTAATGAGGAGGTAGCGTGACCAAGATCGGTCACGCTACCCTGATGATCCCTGTGATTTTGGTTAAAGCTTGCGGCAAATAAGGGCTACTTTTCTTCGGGAACCGCCTCTTCAGGAGTCCCTTCCTCACCTTCAGTAGCCGCTTCGATGATGACCTTGACGGTGGCAATCGCACCTTTGGCCACTTCAATCTTAACGTCATGGGTGCCGAGTTTGCGAATCGGCTCTTCTAGATGAATCATGGTCTTTTCAACCACATGCCCCAGCCGCTTAAGCTCTTGGACGATAGCGATACTGGAAACCGACCCGTACATGTTACCCTTGCTTCCAACCCTCTTGGCAAACGTCAGAGTGACGTTCTGCAGGACTTGAGCCTCGCCCTGCGCTTCCTGCATCTGCTGTTCGCGCAACTTGGCCGCAGCCCGCTTCCTGGTCTCGACACGCTTGAGCGCATCGGCTGTGGCTACCTCTGCAAAACCTTTGGGAAAGAGATAGTTTCTGGCATGGCCATCAGCCACGGTCTTAACATCGCCGATCTTGGCCACATTGGGAACATCCTGAAGGAAAACTACTTTCATATCCATCCACCTTTGCTCATTCGAACTCTTACTCGAAAAACTGTTAACAACATTGCTATTCTACCCTACCCCTGCCAAAACGGAAAGGGGTAGGAACAAAAGAGGTGAAGGACGCCTCCTTCCGGGGGTTTGGGGGTGGCCCCCAAATTCAACAATTCCCCCAACGATTGGGGGCCACGGGGTTTAGTTTGAGTTCCTTGAACAAATCCCAAACATCCCCCAGACATCGAATGCTTCACCCCTATCCAACCCCGTATCTGTCATGAAATACGATGTCCGACAACCCTTTCCGTGAAGGGCCCGTCGGTTTTCCCTCCGGGTATCCCAAGGGCAACAGGGCAACCACCTGAGCAGTCGACGGCACTTCCATCACCTGAGCCACCTTTTGGGCATCAAAAAGCCCGACGATCACCGTTCCCAACCCCAGGGAGTGGGCTGCCAGCGCCATATTCTGAGTGGCCAGCGCCGTATCGAACATAAACCAATCGCCCTTGTCTGTAGTTACATCTCCGTGATAGTAACCGGCCTTCTTCAGCTCGCCGCAGATCACGATGGTAACCGGGGCATTCCGAATGGCTTTGCTCGCAGGGTTGGCTGAATGAACGGCCTCTGATATCAAGTCCTTAACCCGGTCATCCCGCACCACGATGAATCTCCAGCACTGGGTATTGGCCCATGATGGCGCCCAGCGTCCCGCTTCCAGAACCGTGTTGATCAGTTCATCGCTGACCGGATCGGACTTAAACCGCCGTACGCTTCTTCTCTCGAGGATCGCCTGCATCAGTTCCATATCTACCCCCGATCTCTAGATATTGAACAGAATGGTCATCACATCTCCATCTTTTACCACGTAGGTTTTTCCTTCCAGCCGAATCAATCCCTTCTGACGCGCCGGGGCAAGCCCTCCCATTTTCACCAGATCGTCCTGGCCGATGACCTCCGCCCGGATGAACCCCCTCTCCAGATCGGTATGAATCTTTCCCGCCGCTTTCTGGGCAACTGTCCCTTCACGGATGGTCCAAGCCTTAACCTCATCCTCCCCCACGGTGAAGAAGGAGATGAATCCGAGGAGCTTATAGGAAAGAGCGACTACCCGCGCCAATCCCGCTTCACCGATGCCCATATCCTGGCGGAATACTTGCGCTTCAGCATCGTCCATCTGGGCCAGTTCCATCTCCAACTTGCCGCAAAGAGCAGCCACATCACACGTCTCGTTCTTTAACCGACCGCGGAAATCGGCTTCAAGAGCCTCAGCCCTGTCAAGCTGACTCTCACCAATATTCAAGAGCAACAGCACTGGCTTGGCGGTGAGAAAACGGTAGTTGGCCAGCGCCCGGTCTTCCGGTTCCGTTAACCCTTGCTGGCGAATCGGCGTTCCCTTTTCCAATGCCGATTTCACCCGCTCCAGCAGCGCCATCTCCTTCTGCGCCACATCTCGATCATGGGCCTTGGCCGATTTGAGGGAATCCTTGATTCTCTCCATCTTGCGCTCGATGATGGCCATATCGGAAAAGGCCAGCTCCATCTCCATAGACTCGATATCTCGCTGCGGATCAATGGTCTCGTTCACATGGGGAACGCCCGCATCTTCGAAAACGCGCACCACATGGATCAATGCATCCGCCCGGCTGATATGCGTCAGGAATTCGCCGCTGATCCCTTCCCCCTTGCCGAATCCTTTAGGAGGCGCGCCGATATCCACATACCGGACTTCCGCGGGCGTGGTCTTCTGCGGTTTGAAAAGCCTGCTGAGGCCTTCCAGCCGCTCGTCCGGCACCTTGACCATGCCCAAATTGGGCGCAATCATCCCGGTGGTATAGGAAGAAGTCTCCGCCCTGCCACGGGTAAGCGCGTTAAAGATCGTTGTTTTCCCACTCTTGGGGAGCCCGATAATACCCAGTTCCATAATCCCGCTTCCTGTCAGACCCCTCAACCTGGGGAACTTCTATAGGGAGTACTCTGACACAGCCGAGTTCCGACCGCTGACCTTGAGACTCGAACTGTGATACAATTCAACTGACCTGTCAGAGATCAGATTCCCGACTTTTATGTATTATACCCTAATCATCGCCCAATGGGAGAGTAAAATTGCCCCACATTCTCTATGGTGAAGATGACTTCTCGATCAAAGCGTCTCTGGCCAGAATCAAAGCGGATTCCGGAGGCTCGGAGCTGGGAGAATCCAACACCACAGTGTTCGATGGCAGCAAGGTCCACTTGGCCCAGCTTCTGGCCGCCTGCAACACGATCTCCTTTCTGGCTCCGAAACGATTGATCATAGTCGAAGGATTGCTGAGTCGCCTCGAACAAGGTGCCAAGCGCCGCGGCGGGAAACCCTCAGCGCCCGAATCAAAGGATTGGCTGACATTGGCCGAGCACGTGCCCACCATGCCGGAAAGCACCGTGCTGGTACTGATCGATGGAGAACTGAACAAAACCAATCCTCTTCTGAAAAAGCTGGCTCCGGTTGCCACCATCAAGGAGTACCGATCCCCCAAAGGCGCGGAGCTGCAGGATTGGGCTCGCTCCCGTGTGGCCGATAACGGCGGCAAGATTTCACCGCAGGCTTTGCGCCTGATGACCGATCTGATCGGCAGTAACCTCTGGATCCTTTCCAGCGAGATCGATAAGCTTTGCCTCTATGCCGGCAAGCGCTCCATTGAATTGGCCGATATCACCGCGCTGGTGAGTTATATCAAGGAATCCAATGTCTTCACCATGGTGGACGCCATCGTTCAGCGGAGATTGGGAATCGCCTCCCGGATGATGCACCAGCTTCTGGATGAAGGGGCCGCCCCTCCCTATCTTCTCTACATGATTACCCGACAGTTTCGCCTCCTCGTCCAAGCCAAAAGACTCCTGGCCCAAAATGTGCCTTCCAGCGCGATCGGCAGCAAAATGGGGCTGACATCCGCGTTTGTTCTGGAAAAGACGCTAGATCAGGCCAGAGAATATTCGATCGATCGCCTGGAGAAGACCTATCGCAGGCTCCTGGATACCGACCTTTCGATCAAAAAGGGGGTACTGGAAGGAGAACTGGCCCTCGATCTCCTGGTCACTGACCTGTGTTGATGCAAACCGGCTCAGATATCTCCCTTCTCACAATCGCACTCCACACTCTACTACCCGGCAGGCCATAGCACTGACAGAATGGCAATCGCCACAAACAGAGCGATCAAAGCTTTGATCCCAATTCGCCCCCTCATCCTCTTCATCCCCGGAATGGATTTCATCACCCCTGACCTTGGTCAGCTACAAACCTGGCGAATCCATGATATAATAACCCCGTTTAGCACAAACCCTCTTGCCTGTGCGAAAAAGGGGAAGACCTCTCACGAACCGCAGCGTCATCTAGCCTGATCCGGCATATCAGAATAAATGGATAAACACCATGAAGCGATTCTTTCTCATGTCCATGGCAATACTCATATCGATGGCACTCATGGTCAGCGCCTGCAGTTCGGGATCCGATAGCGGAACCCTCAAAACTCAAAATGCTGCACTGACCGCCGAGAATGCTGCGCAAAAGGTCGACCTGGAATCGGCAAAAACCAACCTTGACTCCCTCGAAGCCGAGTATGATTCCTTGAAGACAGGTTATGAAGAGGTCGAGGCCAAGCGCGATTCTTTGCAGTCAGAGTATGAAGCTATCAAGGTCCAGCAAGATTTCTTGCAGCCAAAGTATGATAAGGCGATCCGTGATCTTGCTACACTTGAGGCAGATTACCAGAGTCTTTTGAAGAGAGCTGAACAGTCGTCTCTCCGTAATCCCACCTGGCAAGAACTACGGACCTTCATATCGGCAGATGAGACGGATACGTATCCGTACAGCGCCGATCAGTTCGATTGCTCCGGTTTTGCCATCACTCTCAGGGACAATGCCTCGAATTATGGTTTCCGATCGGCCTATGTGGAACTTGGATTTGCAAGCGAGTCTACCGGACACGCACTGGACGCTTTTCAGACGACAGATAAAGGGCTGGTCTATGTAGATAACACGGAGAGGGATCAGATCGCCTATGTGGAAAAAGACAAGATATACGGCGTGATCATACTCGCGGGCGTCAAAGAAACGTTTATCGACTGCAATATGAAACCCGACGAGTTTTGGAAACCGCTGACCAATGCTCGATACACCGGCAACCTCTTCGGATACGGTTACTATCAGAACTACTCCCAGCGCAGCCAGTTCTACCGGGACAGCGTAGACGCCTACAATCATGACGTAGAGGCCTATAATGCCGTGATCAAACAAGGAACGGGTTATTCAGAAATCCTGAGCTGGGGAAACAGGCTCAAAGACTGGTTTCCCAACCTCGATGCGCTCTGGAAAGACCTCGGATCCAGCTACGTGAAACCGATGGGTGCCGTTTCCACCATCGAAACCTACTGGAATTGAGGGCTCTCTGATGAGTGTTCCTGCCGAACGGGTGAATAACAATGGCCTATGAAATTGCCCTGAACAAGGCACTGGATGACTTTGCCAAACTCAGCCCGTATGTGGCGGCTGCCAAAAGCGGCACCGACTTTGATGGGAAGAACTTCCGGATCAGGTTCTTTAATCGCGCTTTTCTTTTAAGTCACCCCGAGGGCAATATTCAAGAGGCGGCAAATCCGGCTCCCTTTCCTCAATGGCTTCGGCTGGTGATGCTGCATTACCTGATACACTCCGATGGTACTGCTGTGGCTGACGAGTGGATCACGTATCGTCAATTGCCGGGAGCTCTTTTCTTTGAACGCCGATTCTTCACCATGGCCATAAATCCATTGACCAAAAGCTTTGGGGAGGATATTGAAGGTTTCAGACTCGGTGCGCTGGCACTGGGAGGGGAAGTAATAACGCGCACTGGCGATGCAGGCTTCCGGTTCCTGGCTCTGCCCAGAATCCCTATCGCTTGTATTTTATATCTCGGTGACGAGGAAGTTCAATCCTCGGTTGCCATTTTCTTCGATGCGGCAGCTTCTGCCTACTTACCCACAGAGGATTTATCACTCCTGGGCTCCTACCTGAATACCCTGCAACGATACAAAACCCCGAAGTAGACATTTTCGGGGTGGCCTCTGGCAAAGATCTCCCATATCCCACACTCTGCACTTGTCTGGTCAATGCAGTCGGCAAACCATGTTGGCCCTCGCTTTTCAAAGGCCCAATCCAGAAAGTGAAAGGCTCTTACTGTTCTACAGGATATCCCCATACAACTTTGGGAGGACACCAGCACCACAAATTACATGCTCTCCCGCTTGAGGAATATCAGCCAAGACCCTAATCTGAGTGGTATAGAAAAACGTGGATAGGAGGCTGCGCAATGGCAAGAGAAACTCTGACCAAAGATAATCCATCGCTGAACGAATCATTGGTCCAAGATCGGCCAGCAGAACAGTGTATTCATCATTGGGTGATAGACCCACCCAGCGGCCCAACAAGTAAAGGATTATGCAAACGATGTGGTGAGGAAAAGGATTTCCCCAACCTTCTTCCCTCAGATAAAGAATGGAATTAATCGCGTTATCCGCCGTCTGGGTGCAGGACTGAAGCGAATATAGCTGCGCGGACCATCGGTTCAAAAAAGGCTATTCGTCTTCCTCATCTTCCGCGCTCGGGTTTTGCTCCCAGATAGGCTGGGTAAAGTGGTCAATGTATTTGGCCATGACCTCACGCGATAGCGTCCTCATCACTTCGCCCATCTGCTTGGCCTCTTGAGCAATATCCGAAAGGTCCATCTCTATTCCCAGTAGTTTGGTAAGCACGCCAAGTACGGCATATGAGGCTATCGGATTAGGCAACTCGGACGCATATTTGGCGGTCTCCCCCAGAAGGCAAACAGCCCCCAAACCTCTTTCCCTGGCTACCCCAAGCAACAATCCATTGAGTCCACGGATCTGAAAATCGCCGGTCAGTGTGATATCGTAGTCTCTCAGATCTTTCACCAGCCGGGAGCTGGTTGCTGCAGCCCATACCTGTGACTTTTCCACGCTGTGGTTGACGAGCGCGGCGGCACAGGTGTAAATCCTCTTTACCTTGAGCTTCTGAGCGGCATCAATAATGGCATGGGCCATCTCATATTGATTCCGATCCGGCTGAGCGTCCCCAATGAATATGACCAGGTCGCTTTTGCCCTTGGGCGTCCGGGCAAAATAGAATTTGCTCTCCGGGAATACCGGGACCTGAACCACATTGTTATGTACCAGAATGCCCAGCGGACTGTAAAAATCCAGTGGATCAATATCAGCAAATTCTTCGGCCGCCAGCTTGTCTCGGAGGTAGATCGCCACCTCCAGAGCAACATTGCTGACCCCCGGCCAAGCGGCCAGCAGCACCGGCTTTTTGAGTTTGGGGTAGTATTGCAGGTTCAGACAATCCATGCGAATCTCCATTCCATGCAAAGGAAGTCGTGATCAAATGCGGCTCAATCTTCTGTTACCCACTTGGGGATCAGGTGGGTTAGCCGACACTCGTCAGCGCTTCCCAAGTTTGGCACAAGCACTCCCGAATACTCAGGAGGGGCAACATTGGTAGCGCATAGGGGATTCGAACCCCTGATCTTCGCCTTGAGAGGGCGATGTCCTAGGCCGCTAGACGAATGCGCCAAAGATGGCTGGGGAACCAGGATTCGAACCTGGGCTAACGGATCCAGAGTCCGCTGTCCTACCGCTAGACGATTCCCCATCCCAACACGCCCTTGATTATAACTGAGTTGTGATAGCCTGACAAGTGATCATCACCGGTATCTCTCCAAGGCAGAACATGCTAAAATCATCTCCAGAGACCGGAACTCAGCAGAGATATCCCTCGAGGCTTTTTCAGCATTAGAAAAGAAAGGAAGGTAGTGCATGGCAATCATAAAGAAGGTTAAATCCAAGGAAACATTCATGGGCAAGTTGAGCCACGGTGCTGATTTACTGGAAGAGCTTACCGAGGTCTGCAAGAAGGAGAACATCAAGCTGGGACGCGTCGAGGCGCTTGGCGCAGTCCAGAAGGGTCGCGTAGGGTACTATGACCAGAAGACGCATCAGTATTCATTTCTGAATCTGGATCAGCCGATGGAGATCACCAATCTAGTGGGTAATATCTCCCTCAAGGACGGCAGCCCTTTTGTCCATGCCCACATCACCTTTTCTGATAAAGACGGCAAGGCGTGTGGCGGACATCTGGCGCAGGGCACCATTGTATTCGCCGGTGAATTTGTGTTGGAAGCCTTTGATGGGCCGTCACTGGAGAGAGGCCCGGATGCGGTGACCGGCCTCGCTTTGTGGAAAATATAAAGGCGCCGGGGGTTTTCTTATGGCAACACGCCCGTGAATTGAGGCGTGTTGCCACCTCAGCCAGAGGCACGGTAATTCCGTTAATAACGAAAGGCTTGTCCTTGAAGAACACTAATCGCACCGGGTTTGGGTGTCTGTGAAGGACTCGGCAGATGAGTATGCCTAGCGGATCGATGATGTCAGCATGAGCACTTCCAGGT comes from Dehalococcoidia bacterium and encodes:
- the holA gene encoding DNA polymerase III subunit delta produces the protein MPHILYGEDDFSIKASLARIKADSGGSELGESNTTVFDGSKVHLAQLLAACNTISFLAPKRLIIVEGLLSRLEQGAKRRGGKPSAPESKDWLTLAEHVPTMPESTVLVLIDGELNKTNPLLKKLAPVATIKEYRSPKGAELQDWARSRVADNGGKISPQALRLMTDLIGSNLWILSSEIDKLCLYAGKRSIELADITALVSYIKESNVFTMVDAIVQRRLGIASRMMHQLLDEGAAPPYLLYMITRQFRLLVQAKRLLAQNVPSSAIGSKMGLTSAFVLEKTLDQAREYSIDRLEKTYRRLLDTDLSIKKGVLEGELALDLLVTDLC
- a CDS encoding nitroreductase family protein; translation: MELMQAILERRSVRRFKSDPVSDELINTVLEAGRWAPSWANTQCWRFIVVRDDRVKDLISEAVHSANPASKAIRNAPVTIVICGELKKAGYYHGDVTTDKGDWFMFDTALATQNMALAAHSLGLGTVIVGLFDAQKVAQVMEVPSTAQVVALLPLGYPEGKPTGPSRKGLSDIVFHDRYGVG
- a CDS encoding DNA-binding protein → MAIIKKVKSKETFMGKLSHGADLLEELTEVCKKENIKLGRVEALGAVQKGRVGYYDQKTHQYSFLNLDQPMEITNLVGNISLKDGSPFVHAHITFSDKDGKACGGHLAQGTIVFAGEFVLEAFDGPSLERGPDAVTGLALWKI
- a CDS encoding PAC2 family protein; amino-acid sequence: MDCLNLQYYPKLKKPVLLAAWPGVSNVALEVAIYLRDKLAAEEFADIDPLDFYSPLGILVHNNVVQVPVFPESKFYFARTPKGKSDLVIFIGDAQPDRNQYEMAHAIIDAAQKLKVKRIYTCAAALVNHSVEKSQVWAAATSSRLVKDLRDYDITLTGDFQIRGLNGLLLGVARERGLGAVCLLGETAKYASELPNPIASYAVLGVLTKLLGIEMDLSDIAQEAKQMGEVMRTLSREVMAKYIDHFTQPIWEQNPSAEDEEDE
- the rplI gene encoding 50S ribosomal protein L9 → MKVVFLQDVPNVAKIGDVKTVADGHARNYLFPKGFAEVATADALKRVETRKRAAAKLREQQMQEAQGEAQVLQNVTLTFAKRVGSKGNMYGSVSSIAIVQELKRLGHVVEKTMIHLEEPIRKLGTHDVKIEVAKGAIATVKVIIEAATEGEEGTPEEAVPEEK
- the dnaB gene encoding replicative DNA helicase, with product MNDDRIPPHDLDAEEAVLGSLLIDDTAILKVADLLKPENFYRDKNQWVYAACSALYERNDAINQITVAHELGRRDKLDAVGGPAYLSNLVQNVPTAVHVEHYGKIVQRLSVMRSLIAAAGQIADIGYEAPPEIDLALERADNLLFQLRHGRKSREFVHIRTILDSYFEETSFAAHADEEGFLPHINTSFTLLDKKLTGLHRSDMIILAARPSMGKTSLAINIARNAAINQKARVAIFSLEMSKLELAYRFISAESGISNQLLRTDQLTELQRDRVMRSLETIAEAPIYIDDSAFLRDSDMRSKARRLKNEAGIDLIIIDYIQLMRSGRRTDNRVQEMTYISQSVKELARDINVPVLAVSQLSRAVETRTPHTPMLSDLRESGSIEQDADVVLFIYREDVYHTEEEWARLNPDRPYPKGEADVIIAKHRNGPTGVVKLHFNERITKFENAEVVAEKPSLL
- a CDS encoding DUF3786 domain-containing protein, whose translation is MAYEIALNKALDDFAKLSPYVAAAKSGTDFDGKNFRIRFFNRAFLLSHPEGNIQEAANPAPFPQWLRLVMLHYLIHSDGTAVADEWITYRQLPGALFFERRFFTMAINPLTKSFGEDIEGFRLGALALGGEVITRTGDAGFRFLALPRIPIACILYLGDEEVQSSVAIFFDAAASAYLPTEDLSLLGSYLNTLQRYKTPK
- the ychF gene encoding redox-regulated ATPase YchF, whose amino-acid sequence is MELGIIGLPKSGKTTIFNALTRGRAETSSYTTGMIAPNLGMVKVPDERLEGLSRLFKPQKTTPAEVRYVDIGAPPKGFGKGEGISGEFLTHISRADALIHVVRVFEDAGVPHVNETIDPQRDIESMEMELAFSDMAIIERKMERIKDSLKSAKAHDRDVAQKEMALLERVKSALEKGTPIRQQGLTEPEDRALANYRFLTAKPVLLLLNIGESQLDRAEALEADFRGRLKNETCDVAALCGKLEMELAQMDDAEAQVFRQDMGIGEAGLARVVALSYKLLGFISFFTVGEDEVKAWTIREGTVAQKAAGKIHTDLERGFIRAEVIGQDDLVKMGGLAPARQKGLIRLEGKTYVVKDGDVMTILFNI